One Thermodesulfobium sp. 4217-1 DNA window includes the following coding sequences:
- a CDS encoding ribonuclease HIII: MLDEEFDKVKRRLIACGFSLNDVKKIQYGLQFKAIFGEEEGIIRIFENKKTGIKIDTSLIKGSNLINKVKACLEVENKRLNAKPSLLQNFDDKFDFYIGSDESGKGDYFGPLVVAGVMVSNENLCYLENLGIKDSKLLKEDKIFYLESEIINSKIPYKRITLLPERYNKIYTDCLLQNTNLNDILAKAHCEVDRSFLNASDKFKIVVDKFSINSGMDNMFASFKNVKFLEVERSESKFLYVAAASILARAKFLRELKRLSKEIGFVLKRGSVNVAPLAQQIVDANGFEGLKRVAKIHFKITKDIKFEKC, translated from the coding sequence ATGTTAGATGAGGAGTTTGATAAGGTCAAACGCAGGCTGATAGCCTGTGGTTTTTCGTTGAATGATGTTAAGAAGATTCAATATGGATTACAATTCAAGGCTATTTTTGGAGAAGAAGAAGGAATCATAAGGATTTTTGAGAATAAAAAAACAGGTATAAAAATTGATACCTCTTTAATAAAAGGTTCTAATTTAATAAATAAAGTTAAAGCCTGCTTAGAGGTAGAGAACAAAAGATTAAATGCTAAGCCTTCTCTATTGCAAAATTTTGATGACAAATTTGATTTTTATATTGGTTCTGATGAAAGTGGAAAAGGAGACTATTTTGGGCCGCTGGTGGTTGCGGGCGTAATGGTATCTAATGAAAATTTATGCTATTTAGAGAATTTAGGCATTAAAGATAGCAAGTTGCTGAAAGAAGATAAGATTTTTTATCTTGAATCAGAAATAATTAATTCAAAAATTCCTTATAAAAGGATAACTTTACTGCCTGAGAGGTATAACAAGATTTATACAGACTGTTTATTACAAAATACTAATTTAAACGATATTCTTGCTAAAGCTCATTGTGAAGTAGACAGGTCTTTCTTAAATGCCAGCGATAAGTTCAAGATTGTTGTTGATAAATTTTCTATTAACAGTGGTATGGATAATATGTTTGCAAGTTTTAAAAACGTAAAATTTCTTGAAGTAGAGAGATCAGAAAGCAAATTTTTATATGTGGCTGCGGCTTCAATTTTAGCGCGTGCAAAATTCTTGAGAGAGTTGAAAAGGCTTTCTAAAGAAATTGGATTTGTGCTAAAAAGGGGGAGCGTAAATGTCGCCCCTCTTGCGCAACAAATTGTTGACGCGAATGGTTTTGAGGGATTAAAAAGGGTTGCGAAAATACATTTTAAAATCACAAAGGATATAAAATTTGAAAAATGTTGA
- a CDS encoding alpha/beta hydrolase, with protein MAYVKLNNLETYYEISGKGNPCLILHGGTENINSMNQLASNLSNDYKIYLPERRGHGRTQDTDDQFSYDQFSKDTYEFIKTFKLEGCCAVGYSDGAIILLLLSIKYPKLFKKIALLGGQFHFDGLEPYFVKALKSDNVEKFFEKEKIEYEKINKYNVSFQKFLNKIIVLWLASPNIDYTELKKIITPALIVSADRDLIRLEHTISMFRGIKNSNLAIIPNSDHSFPISKPNFTSSLILNFFNIKT; from the coding sequence ATGGCTTATGTAAAATTAAATAACCTTGAAACTTATTATGAGATATCTGGAAAGGGAAATCCCTGTCTTATATTACACGGTGGCACTGAAAATATTAACAGCATGAATCAGTTGGCAAGCAATCTGTCAAATGATTACAAAATATACTTGCCCGAAAGAAGAGGACATGGCAGGACTCAGGATACAGATGACCAATTTTCCTATGACCAGTTCTCTAAAGATACTTATGAATTTATAAAAACTTTTAAATTAGAAGGCTGTTGTGCAGTTGGCTATAGCGACGGCGCAATAATTCTTTTGCTTTTATCTATTAAATATCCGAAGCTTTTCAAAAAAATAGCTCTCTTAGGAGGTCAGTTTCACTTTGATGGTCTTGAGCCATATTTTGTTAAGGCTTTAAAATCGGATAATGTAGAAAAGTTTTTTGAGAAAGAAAAAATAGAATATGAAAAGATAAACAAATACAATGTTAGTTTTCAAAAGTTTCTAAATAAGATAATTGTGTTGTGGTTGGCAAGTCCAAATATTGACTATACAGAGCTTAAGAAGATAATAACTCCTGCCTTGATAGTTAGCGCTGACAGAGATCTTATAAGGTTAGAACATACTATTTCGATGTTCAGGGGAATTAAAAATTCTAATCTTGCAATTATCCCCAATTCTGATCACAGTTTTCCTATTTCAAAGCCGAATTTTACATCAAGCCTTATATTGAATTTCTTTAACATAAAAACATGA
- a CDS encoding geranylgeranyl reductase family protein, which yields MNKKILEFDVVICGSGPAGATAAALLAKNGLKVALIDKEDFPRDKLCGGLLTEKSYKLIESIFGSDFFEPDLIEFSSSKFEIFYGKLKVLSALSKKLFIYVNRKKFDFAILQRALGFRAYFFNKTKVIDIDIKNMSVFTNNNIFKGKYIVDAEGVNSVVRGCLIKNGILDDGGYKENLTLAMEFYDYKLTTDRASIYFGFTKFGYGWIFPNKERTLVGIGALISKNRGLIKKQFKNFLNLIKVEGPANSGAHLIPTGWIPDRLGCDNILLVGDAGGFVDPITGEGIYYAIKTGQMAADAILMSEKNKLFAEINYNLSAQNIVSNLSKRKTYRNLIFGTRFRLVMKFFLLIILFAFKDKLLKFIHE from the coding sequence ATGAATAAAAAAATTTTAGAATTTGATGTGGTTATATGTGGTTCAGGGCCCGCTGGGGCTACGGCTGCCGCTTTGTTAGCAAAAAATGGCTTGAAGGTAGCATTAATTGATAAAGAGGATTTCCCTAGGGATAAACTTTGCGGGGGACTATTAACTGAAAAGTCTTATAAGCTGATTGAGTCTATATTTGGAAGTGATTTTTTCGAGCCTGACTTGATAGAATTTTCTTCAAGTAAATTTGAAATTTTTTATGGAAAATTAAAGGTTTTATCAGCACTTTCAAAAAAACTATTTATCTATGTTAACAGGAAAAAATTTGATTTTGCTATTTTACAAAGGGCTTTGGGTTTTCGAGCCTATTTTTTTAACAAAACAAAAGTAATTGATATAGACATTAAAAATATGTCGGTCTTTACAAACAACAATATATTTAAGGGAAAATATATTGTTGATGCCGAAGGGGTAAACAGTGTTGTTAGGGGCTGCTTGATAAAGAATGGCATTTTAGATGATGGTGGATACAAAGAAAACTTAACCCTTGCTATGGAATTTTATGACTATAAATTGACAACCGATCGGGCATCTATCTACTTTGGATTTACAAAATTCGGCTATGGATGGATTTTTCCTAATAAAGAAAGAACTTTAGTCGGTATTGGCGCGCTAATAAGCAAAAATAGAGGCTTGATAAAAAAACAGTTTAAAAATTTCTTAAATTTAATTAAGGTTGAGGGGCCAGCCAACTCTGGTGCCCATTTAATTCCTACAGGCTGGATTCCAGATAGATTGGGGTGCGACAATATATTGTTGGTTGGTGATGCTGGAGGATTCGTAGACCCTATTACAGGTGAGGGGATATACTACGCTATTAAGACTGGCCAGATGGCAGCTGATGCAATTTTGATGTCAGAGAAAAATAAACTTTTTGCTGAGATTAACTACAATTTGTCAGCTCAAAATATTGTTTCTAATTTAAGCAAAAGAAAGACATACAGAAATCTTATTTTTGGTACAAGATTTAGACTTGTTATGAAATTTTTTCTCTTGATTATATTGTTTGCGTTTAAAGACAAGCTGTTAAAGTTTATCCATGAATAA
- the rd gene encoding rubredoxin produces MDKYVCTVCGYVYDPAVGDPDGGIEPNTPFEKIPDDWQCPVCGASKSDFKKQD; encoded by the coding sequence ATGGATAAATACGTTTGTACAGTTTGCGGCTATGTATATGACCCAGCAGTTGGCGATCCAGATGGAGGAATAGAGCCAAATACGCCATTTGAGAAAATACCTGATGATTGGCAGTGTCCAGTCTGTGGAGCTTCAAAATCTGATTTCAAAAAACAAGATTAG
- a CDS encoding MBL fold metallo-hydrolase translates to MKNVDLNILASSSSGNSTLLRIGGYNFLIDIGVSCLYLKNSLSSLMMDIGDIDAVFITHEHIDHVKGLDVFTRNHNIPIFIKEKCFDVVSKKVLRQDCFQILTDDIKFKDVCVSFFSTPHDAIDPVGYRFSYRDFCFSYVTDLGEVTSDVRYVIDNSDLLVLESNHDVEMLKNGSYPYYLKKRILSANGHLSNKDAAFALLNSKIRKRDIILAHLSEKNNCIDLLKKTYKEILGKSKLPFKIKIAKPREIVGIKLNV, encoded by the coding sequence TTGAAAAATGTTGATTTAAACATACTTGCAAGCTCGAGTTCTGGCAATTCTACTTTATTAAGAATTGGTGGGTATAATTTCTTGATAGATATAGGGGTTAGTTGTCTGTATCTTAAAAACTCTTTGAGCTCCTTAATGATGGATATTGGAGATATAGATGCGGTTTTTATTACTCATGAGCACATTGACCACGTTAAGGGCTTAGACGTCTTTACGAGAAATCATAATATTCCTATTTTCATCAAAGAGAAATGCTTTGATGTTGTTTCGAAAAAAGTTTTAAGACAAGATTGTTTTCAAATATTGACTGATGATATAAAGTTTAAAGATGTTTGCGTTTCTTTTTTTTCAACCCCTCATGATGCAATAGACCCAGTAGGGTATAGGTTTTCATACAGGGATTTTTGTTTTTCTTATGTTACCGATCTGGGAGAAGTTACGTCTGATGTGAGATATGTAATTGATAACTCTGATCTACTGGTGCTGGAGTCAAATCACGATGTTGAAATGCTTAAAAATGGTTCCTATCCGTATTATCTTAAAAAAAGAATCCTTTCTGCGAATGGTCACCTTTCAAATAAAGATGCAGCGTTTGCACTTCTAAACTCTAAAATCAGGAAGAGGGATATAATTCTTGCTCACCTGAGTGAAAAGAATAATTGTATTGATTTATTAAAAAAAACATATAAAGAAATTTTGGGAAAGTCGAAATTGCCATTTAAGATAAAAATTGCCAAGCCGAGGGAAATAGTTGGTATAAAGCTCAACGTGTAA
- the panD gene encoding aspartate 1-decarboxylase has translation MFIKMLKSKIHRATVTDTNLNYEGSISIDKDLMDKAKIVRNQAVNIFNINNGERFETYVIEGEKNSGMIGLNGAAARLAEPGDLIIIAAYSWVEEKEIEKFATKIVHVDSKNRVV, from the coding sequence ATGTTTATTAAGATGCTTAAATCAAAGATTCACAGAGCAACAGTAACCGATACAAACCTTAACTACGAAGGAAGTATTTCTATAGACAAGGATTTGATGGATAAGGCGAAAATTGTGCGCAATCAGGCTGTAAATATTTTTAATATAAATAATGGCGAGCGATTTGAAACCTATGTGATTGAGGGGGAAAAGAATTCTGGCATGATAGGCCTAAACGGAGCCGCAGCTAGGCTTGCAGAGCCTGGAGATCTGATTATTATTGCTGCATATTCTTGGGTTGAAGAAAAAGAGATTGAAAAATTTGCTACAAAAATAGTTCATGTAGATAGCAAGAATAGGGTTGTATGA
- a CDS encoding DNA-directed DNA polymerase yields MRIKICPYQILVLDKDNQSLISINCLDDNGKNVRLFDKTFKPSFYILAEGNIEEIEKAINLSLDEEIVGFNIEDKFYLGQLKKFYRLFYAFDEDKDVQSFKFFKKFKEFSVFHHDLRPTMQYVIEKNITFCAFNEVEAYNSFEAGYYIDGDFYLYSYDYPINRSMSFYFLTDSKVLNPDPKLNKVIYISIFCNEGEIVFDGDERSIFEKFLSYIKKYKPNIIYTFNTGQDDFDFLFNRAKSFGMSLKFGDSLPTKGLFGSVQFDGAVIIDLFLYAESLYELKQKELKKVLEFLNILYQEELVLSQIELVKAIELSLDEKLINHCRACAKSIFDLGELTHQLYFSLSQITFLPLDIVIFAPTGFRVEQLFMKKSFLQNMIILPKKRHVSNSYEGGMVLKTLPGLYKNVVVLDFKSMLPSIMIKYNISFDTLVDTDFDSEFFESPQNSYRFRKEPDGFYKRILQDLISEREKIKKNMEVFQKSSKEYIFLNAKQKTLKIITNACYGYAGWQSARWFKKEVAEATSEWGRKTLTDAIELAASFGLEVIYGDTDSLFIKDSENIDKLLTELKHRGEDIKIDEIFKSILFTEAKKKYAGINDKNDLVLVGLEGVHGDIPEIVKIVQERVLKSILNFEDFDLVMNALQDEVNKIKSKEYPLLSFVIYKSVNKKISSYEIKAPHVEAAKKYIQMGFKLKSDNVFGYAIAKGQGPINSRALPYFSLTIEDLDTEYYLKNLLVPSISRIFSGVFQRKISYKHNKLILENDKNNLLFD; encoded by the coding sequence ATGAGAATTAAAATATGTCCTTACCAAATTCTTGTTTTAGACAAAGACAATCAATCTCTAATATCTATAAATTGTTTAGATGATAATGGGAAAAATGTAAGATTATTTGATAAAACTTTTAAACCAAGCTTTTATATACTTGCTGAAGGAAATATTGAAGAGATAGAAAAAGCTATAAACTTATCTTTAGATGAAGAGATTGTCGGATTTAATATAGAAGATAAATTTTATTTAGGTCAACTTAAAAAATTTTATAGGTTGTTTTATGCCTTTGATGAGGACAAAGATGTCCAAAGTTTTAAATTTTTTAAGAAATTTAAAGAGTTTTCTGTTTTTCATCACGATTTAAGGCCTACAATGCAATACGTTATAGAGAAAAATATAACTTTTTGCGCTTTTAATGAAGTGGAGGCTTATAATTCTTTTGAAGCAGGATATTATATAGATGGTGATTTCTATTTATATAGTTATGACTATCCAATCAATAGATCTATGTCTTTTTACTTTTTGACTGATAGCAAAGTCTTAAACCCAGATCCTAAATTGAACAAGGTTATTTATATATCTATTTTTTGTAACGAGGGAGAAATAGTTTTTGATGGTGATGAAAGAAGTATTTTTGAAAAATTTTTATCTTATATCAAAAAGTATAAACCAAATATAATATATACCTTTAACACAGGACAGGATGATTTTGATTTTTTGTTTAATAGAGCGAAAAGTTTTGGAATGAGTCTTAAGTTTGGGGATAGTTTGCCCACTAAAGGTTTATTTGGCTCAGTCCAATTCGATGGTGCAGTTATAATAGATCTTTTCCTATATGCAGAAAGTCTATATGAATTAAAACAAAAGGAATTAAAAAAAGTTTTAGAATTTTTGAACATCTTGTATCAGGAAGAGCTTGTTCTCAGCCAAATTGAATTAGTTAAGGCTATTGAATTGTCGCTTGATGAAAAACTGATAAATCATTGCAGGGCTTGTGCAAAATCAATTTTTGATCTTGGAGAATTGACTCACCAGTTATATTTTTCATTATCTCAAATTACTTTTTTGCCTCTTGATATTGTAATATTTGCTCCTACCGGATTTAGGGTAGAGCAGCTTTTTATGAAAAAAAGTTTTTTACAAAATATGATTATATTGCCTAAAAAACGTCATGTTAGCAATTCTTATGAAGGCGGTATGGTCCTTAAGACGCTGCCTGGGCTCTATAAAAATGTGGTGGTTCTTGACTTCAAGAGCATGCTTCCATCTATTATGATTAAGTACAACATTTCGTTTGATACTCTTGTAGATACAGATTTTGATTCAGAATTCTTTGAATCACCACAAAATTCCTATAGGTTTAGAAAAGAACCTGATGGTTTTTATAAAAGAATTTTACAAGATCTGATTTCTGAGAGAGAAAAAATAAAGAAGAATATGGAAGTTTTTCAAAAATCTTCAAAGGAATATATTTTTCTAAATGCTAAACAGAAAACTTTGAAAATAATTACAAATGCTTGTTATGGCTATGCTGGATGGCAAAGTGCCAGATGGTTCAAAAAAGAGGTTGCAGAAGCTACTTCTGAATGGGGCAGAAAGACACTTACCGATGCGATTGAATTAGCTGCAAGTTTTGGTTTGGAGGTTATATATGGCGATACAGATAGTCTTTTTATAAAGGATAGCGAAAATATTGACAAACTCCTCACTGAATTAAAACATAGAGGTGAAGATATCAAAATTGATGAAATTTTTAAATCAATTCTTTTTACTGAGGCGAAAAAGAAATATGCTGGAATCAACGATAAAAATGATCTGGTTTTGGTTGGACTTGAGGGCGTACACGGTGATATTCCAGAAATAGTTAAGATCGTGCAGGAAAGGGTACTGAAGTCTATTTTGAATTTTGAAGATTTTGACCTTGTTATGAATGCCTTGCAAGATGAGGTAAATAAAATAAAAAGTAAGGAATATCCATTGTTGTCATTTGTTATATATAAGTCTGTTAATAAAAAGATAAGTTCTTATGAAATAAAAGCTCCTCATGTAGAAGCTGCAAAAAAGTATATTCAAATGGGATTTAAACTTAAGTCTGACAATGTGTTTGGCTATGCTATAGCAAAAGGACAAGGTCCGATTAATTCAAGGGCTTTGCCTTATTTTTCTTTGACAATTGAAGATTTAGACACAGAATATTATCTTAAGAATTTATTAGTTCCATCTATCTCTAGGATTTTTTCTGGAGTGTTCCAGAGGAAGATTTCTTACAAACACAATAAGTTAATTTTAGAAAATGACAAAAACAATCTTCTTTTCGATTAA
- a CDS encoding diguanylate cyclase yields the protein MKSEEIFLKISEIQPDLIMFRSKNNSELPIILNKIKKEFPDTFILMLLGKGTNLKSGHCISFYYLDENFNQLTFLDFFLNLVKEINDQKKTASDVNFYKDICLNVQNMFFACQYDEIVFINNSFLNYFGLSSLDEFNKKNLDIYDFFYPSEKSLYKGEALKEWLEKIKDIKKNENVIFLKNSVLSKEFSVEPFWMDYSEVKDLDIAIISLFRLSNLDKYKNFKIIKRVRNPITNLYDKKVFLEELKKEAQRSFRYKRPLSLIFLSNDNYNNIYSKYGKEIAHKVLREFCDRINDSIRNLDLFCSYSKNKFVILCPETDIFGAIFVAKRIRSMITTQTYSHGENLDCTLGVTQYQPQEDNDAFVQRSIEAWTKSKQSKEKNVEAILVPINF from the coding sequence ATGAAGTCTGAGGAAATATTTTTAAAAATAAGTGAAATTCAACCAGATCTTATAATGTTTAGATCAAAAAATAACTCTGAACTGCCAATTATTCTAAATAAAATTAAAAAAGAGTTTCCTGATACATTTATTTTGATGTTGCTTGGCAAGGGTACTAATTTAAAGTCTGGACATTGTATTAGTTTTTATTATCTGGACGAAAATTTTAATCAGCTCACTTTTTTAGACTTTTTTCTTAATCTCGTTAAGGAGATTAACGACCAAAAAAAGACGGCCTCTGATGTAAATTTTTACAAAGATATTTGCTTAAATGTACAAAACATGTTTTTTGCTTGCCAATATGATGAAATTGTCTTTATAAACAATAGCTTCTTAAATTATTTTGGGCTTTCTAGTCTTGATGAGTTTAACAAGAAAAATCTCGATATTTATGACTTTTTCTATCCAAGCGAAAAAAGTCTATATAAAGGAGAAGCTTTAAAGGAATGGCTTGAGAAAATTAAAGACATAAAGAAGAATGAAAATGTGATTTTTTTAAAAAATAGTGTCTTATCTAAAGAATTTTCTGTTGAGCCATTCTGGATGGACTATTCGGAAGTAAAAGATCTTGATATAGCTATCATTTCTTTGTTTAGGCTTTCTAATTTAGACAAGTATAAAAATTTTAAAATTATTAAAAGAGTTAGAAATCCTATTACAAATTTGTATGACAAGAAGGTCTTTTTGGAAGAGTTAAAAAAGGAAGCCCAGAGGTCTTTCAGATATAAAAGACCGCTTAGTTTGATTTTCTTATCTAACGATAATTACAACAATATCTATTCAAAATATGGCAAAGAAATAGCTCACAAAGTCTTAAGGGAATTTTGTGATAGAATAAACGATTCTATAAGAAATCTTGACCTCTTTTGCAGTTATTCAAAAAATAAATTTGTTATTTTATGCCCTGAAACAGATATATTTGGCGCTATTTTCGTTGCAAAAAGAATTCGATCGATGATAACAACCCAGACCTATTCTCATGGAGAAAATTTAGATTGTACTTTAGGGGTTACTCAATATCAGCCTCAAGAAGATAATGATGCCTTCGTTCAAAGGTCAATAGAAGCGTGGACTAAGTCAAAGCAAAGCAAAGAAAAAAACGTAGAAGCCATCCTCGTTCCGATTAATTTCTAA
- a CDS encoding TrpB-like pyridoxal phosphate-dependent enzyme, whose translation MRKIILDEKEMPDFYHNIQTDLPEPLLPPLHPVTKEPIKMEDLRPIFPESLIKQEISQEKEIEIPKEVRKRYLSYRPTPLIRALALEEYLDTPARIYYKHEGTSPAGSHKLNTAIPQAYFNSIEGIKSLTTETGAGQWGSALSMACSFFNLNCKVFMVRASFEQKPYRRILMEVFDAQVLPSPSNTTESGRKSIELDPDSPGSLGIAISEAVEESVKKSDTNYALGSVLNHVLLHQSIIGLEVKKQLKLAEEKPEILIGCVGGGSNFGGLIAPFVSKKVKGKEIRLVAVEPSVAASLTKGTFEYDYGDTMGLTPLLAMYTLGHDFVPPPIHAGGLRYHGMAPIISNLYKNKIIEACSYDQKDIFAAARIFARAEGIIPAPESAHAIKKAIDEALIAKEEKRERTIVFLLSGHGYLDLSAYEKNRPIS comes from the coding sequence ATGAGAAAGATCATTTTAGATGAGAAAGAAATGCCAGATTTTTACCACAATATTCAGACAGACCTACCAGAACCGCTTCTTCCACCACTACACCCTGTAACTAAAGAGCCAATTAAAATGGAAGATTTAAGACCAATTTTTCCAGAATCTTTAATTAAACAAGAAATTAGCCAGGAAAAAGAGATAGAAATTCCTAAGGAAGTAAGAAAAAGATATCTTAGCTATCGACCTACACCTTTAATAAGAGCTTTAGCACTTGAAGAATACCTCGATACCCCTGCAAGAATATATTATAAGCACGAAGGAACATCCCCAGCAGGTAGTCACAAGCTAAATACTGCCATACCTCAAGCTTACTTTAATTCAATTGAAGGGATAAAATCTCTTACCACAGAAACTGGAGCAGGCCAATGGGGAAGCGCTCTTTCGATGGCTTGTTCATTTTTTAATCTAAATTGTAAAGTTTTTATGGTTAGAGCAAGCTTTGAACAAAAACCATACAGAAGAATATTGATGGAAGTGTTTGACGCACAAGTTTTACCAAGCCCATCAAACACCACAGAGTCGGGAAGAAAATCTATTGAGCTTGATCCAGATTCTCCCGGCAGTTTAGGGATTGCAATATCTGAGGCTGTCGAAGAATCTGTAAAAAAATCTGACACAAACTATGCGCTCGGATCAGTGTTAAATCACGTTCTTTTACATCAATCCATAATCGGCTTAGAGGTAAAAAAACAATTAAAGTTAGCCGAGGAAAAGCCAGAAATTTTAATTGGCTGTGTTGGTGGAGGTTCTAATTTTGGCGGTTTAATAGCCCCCTTTGTCAGTAAAAAAGTTAAAGGCAAAGAAATAAGGTTGGTAGCTGTCGAGCCCTCTGTTGCTGCATCCCTTACAAAGGGCACATTTGAATATGATTACGGAGACACTATGGGGCTCACCCCATTACTTGCTATGTACACTTTGGGGCATGACTTTGTGCCGCCGCCAATCCATGCAGGCGGATTACGATATCACGGTATGGCTCCAATAATCAGCAACTTATACAAAAATAAAATAATTGAAGCGTGTAGTTACGATCAGAAGGATATATTTGCAGCAGCAAGGATATTCGCTAGGGCTGAAGGGATAATTCCCGCACCAGAATCTGCTCATGCTATAAAAAAAGCTATAGATGAGGCGCTAATAGCAAAAGAAGAGAAGAGAGAAAGAACCATTGTGTTTCTACTGTCAGGACACGGTTATTTAGACCTAAGTGCCTATGAAAAAAATAGACCGATAAGCTAA
- a CDS encoding bacteriohemerythrin codes for MDSDLKVKWTPDFETGIDIIDTQHMKLFENINDLLDSCEKGEAKEGVIKIFDFLEQYVIFHFGTEEDLMIKYRYTNYYQHRMLHDRFIIDMNGLKREFLKNGISDSFLMLIKHFVIDWLKYHIGGEDKRLGVFLMRFPEIVNS; via the coding sequence ATGGATTCAGATTTGAAAGTGAAGTGGACCCCTGATTTTGAAACAGGTATAGATATTATTGATACTCAGCACATGAAATTGTTCGAGAATATCAATGATCTTTTGGACTCTTGTGAGAAAGGCGAGGCCAAAGAAGGAGTAATTAAAATTTTTGACTTCTTGGAGCAATATGTAATATTTCACTTTGGAACAGAAGAAGATCTTATGATTAAATATAGATATACTAATTATTATCAGCACAGAATGCTTCATGATAGGTTTATTATAGATATGAATGGGCTTAAAAGAGAGTTTTTGAAAAATGGTATTAGCGATAGCTTTCTTATGCTAATAAAGCACTTTGTTATTGATTGGTTAAAGTATCACATAGGTGGAGAAGATAAGAGGTTGGGGGTTTTTCTAATGAGATTTCCAGAGATTGTAAATAGTTAG
- the rbr gene encoding rubrerythrin, with the protein MSVKGTQTEKNLLASFAGESQARTRYTFFASKAKKEGYEQISALFLETAENEKEHAKRFFSFLEGGDVEIAASYPAGVVGSTLENLKAAAEGEHLEHTVLYPQAAEVAEKEGFPEIATLFRNIAKVETAHEKRYRKLYTNLQTNEVFKKSQKTVWKCRNCGYIHEGNEAPQACPSCLHPQAYFELFSEPY; encoded by the coding sequence ATGAGTGTAAAGGGTACCCAGACAGAGAAAAATTTGCTTGCCTCATTCGCAGGCGAATCCCAAGCAAGGACTAGATATACCTTTTTTGCTTCAAAAGCAAAAAAAGAGGGTTACGAACAGATTAGTGCACTGTTCTTAGAAACTGCAGAAAATGAAAAAGAGCACGCTAAGAGATTTTTTAGCTTTCTTGAGGGCGGAGATGTTGAAATTGCTGCATCATACCCAGCTGGTGTGGTAGGAAGCACGCTTGAAAATCTAAAAGCTGCAGCAGAAGGAGAACACTTAGAACATACCGTATTATACCCTCAAGCAGCAGAAGTTGCAGAGAAAGAGGGCTTTCCAGAAATTGCTACGCTATTTAGAAATATAGCAAAGGTCGAAACAGCCCACGAAAAGAGATATAGAAAACTATATACAAATCTACAAACTAATGAAGTATTTAAAAAGTCCCAAAAAACCGTATGGAAATGTAGAAATTGCGGTTATATTCATGAAGGCAATGAAGCCCCTCAGGCTTGCCCAAGCTGCCTTCATCCACAAGCTTATTTCGAGCTTTTTTCGGAACCATATTAA